From the genome of Fundulus heteroclitus isolate FHET01 chromosome 7, MU-UCD_Fhet_4.1, whole genome shotgun sequence, one region includes:
- the gpr143 gene encoding G-protein coupled receptor 143, whose amino-acid sequence MASPRLETFCCPNRDAATELAVSFQPVLFGALSLASAAVSLVFAVLQVLPKRKGYRRLGQYPVPRPASSSRILFIISVCDMLGCAGIIVRSSVWLGLPSIVEGISVANNTDVLPEAFCVGSAMWIQLFFSASFWWTFCYAVDVFLVVKTSAGISTIVLYHMITWGLAVLLCVEGVAMLYYPSISDCEQGLQHAIPHYITTYAPMLLVLIANPVFFSRTVSAVTSLLKGRQGIYTENERRLANEIKIRFFKIMLVFIVCWAPNIINECLLFYLEMQPDISDSSLRDVRNAALTTWFIMGILNPMQAFLNTLAFHGWTGLDVDLSPQRSRELAWDSGSTSVPNTTGQNPGVATTLLYQGHVQEAQKNKMGNGQQHSDAISVLSEGSESSTVEIHISSELPGDVDADGESLENSERH is encoded by the exons ATGGCCTCCCCGCGGCTGGAGACGTTCTGCTGCCCGAACCGGGACGCCGCCACGGAGCTGGCCGTCTCCTTCCAGCCCGTCCTGTTCGGCGCTCTGAGTCTGGCCAGCGCCGCCGTGAGCCTCGTGTTCGCTGTGCTGCAGGTCCTGCCGAAGCGCAAAGGATACAGGAGACTGGGACAGTACCCTGTGCCGCGGCCCGCCTCCTCCTCCAGAATCCTGTTCATCATCAGTGTTTGTGACATGCTGGGATGCGCAG GGATCATCGTCAGATCGTCTGTGTGGCTGGGCCTGCCGAGCATCGTCGAAGGCATCTCGGTGGCCAACAACACGGACGTGCTGCCAGAGGCCTTCTGTGTTGGCAGCGCA ATGTGGATCCAGTTGTTTTTCAGCGCTTCGTTTTGGTGGACGTTTTGCTACGCCGTGGACGTCTTCCTGGTGGTGAAAACCTCTGCCGGGATCAG CACCATTGTCCTCTACCACATGATTACGTGGGGTCTGGCTGTGCTGCTGTGTGTTGAAGGAGTGGCCATGCTCTACTACCCATCCATCTCTGA CTGCGAACAAGGCCTCCAGCACGCTATCCCTCACTACATCACCACGTACGCCCCGATGCTGCTCGTCCTCATAGCCAACCCCGTGTTCTTTAGCCGGACCGTCTCCGCAG TGACGTCTTTACTGAAAGGACGACAAGGGATCTATACGGAAAACGAGAGAAGGCTGGCTAACGAGATAAAAATACGCTTCTTTAAAATAATGCTTGTGTTCATTGTTTG CTGGGCTCCAAATATCATCAATGAGTGCCTCCTCTTCTACTTGGAGATGCAGCCGGACATCAGCGACAGCAGCCTTAGAGATGTCAGGAACGCGGCTCTCACCACGTGGTTCATCATG GGCATTCTGAACCCAATGCAGGCTTTCCTCAACACCCTGGCCTTTCACGGCTGGACGGGCCTGGACGTGGACCTGAGCCCGCAGCGGAGCAGGGAGCTGGCCTGGGACTCGGGCTCTACCTCGGTGCCCAACACCACCGGGCAAAACCCGGGGGTGGCGACGACTCTGCTCTACCAGGGCCACGTCCAGGAAGCGCAGAAGAACAAGATGGGGAATGGACAGCAGCACTCTGACGCCATCAGTGTCCTCTCTGAAG GTTCAGAGTCTAGTACAGTTGAAATCCACATTTCCAGCGAACTACCAGGGGACGTAGACGCTGACGGAGAGTCCTTGGAGAACTCTGAGAGACACTAG
- the tbl1x gene encoding F-box-like/WD repeat-containing protein TBL1X, translating to MSITSDEVNFLVYRYLQESGFTHSAFTFGIESHISQSNINGTLVPPAALISILQKGLQYVEAEISINEDGTVFDGRPIESLSLIDAVMPDVVQTRQQAFRDKLAQQHAACAVSASTSGNQSNAPKNGEATVNGEENGTHNMNNHSEAMEVDGDVEIPASKSTVLRGHESEVFICAWNPVSDLLASGSGDSTARIWNLNENNGSSSTQLVLRHCIREGGQDVPSNKDVTSLDWNSEGTLLATGSYDGFARIWTKDGNLASTLGQHKGPIFALKWNKKGNCILSAGVDKTTIIWDANTGEAKQQFPFHSAPALDVDWQNNTTFASCSTDMCIHVCRLGSDLPLKTFQGHSNEVNAIKWDPSGTLLASCSDDMTLKIWSMKQSLCIHDLQAHSKEIYTIKWSPTGPGTNNPNSNMMLASASFDSTVRLWDVDRGVCIHTLTKHQEPVYSVAFSPDGKHLASGSFDKCVHIWNTTTGALVHSYRGTGGIFEVCWNSTGDKVGASASDGSVCVLDLRK from the exons ATGAGTATTACCAGCGACGAAGTGAATTTCTTGGTCTACCGATACCTCCAAGAGTCAG GTTTTACCCACTCAGCATTCACCTTTGGCATCGAGAGCCACATCAGCCAGTCCAACATCAATGGAACACTAGTGCCCCCTGCTGCCCTCATCTCCATCCTGCAGAAAGGGCTTCAGTACGTTGAGGCAGAAATCAGCATTAATGAG GATGGCACCGTCTTTGACGGTCGGCCGATCGAGTCCCTGTCTCTTATCGATGCGGTGATGCCCGACGTGGTGCAGACGCGGCAACAGGCCTTCCGCGACAAGCTAGCCCAGCAGCACGCTGCCTGCGCCGTCTCCGCTTCAACCTCAGGAAACCAGTCTAACGCACCAAAGAATGGAGAAGCCACCGTTAACGGAGAGGAGAACGGCACTCACAACATGA ATAACCACAGCGAGGCCATGGAGGTGGACGGAGATGTTGAGATACCAGCAAGTAAATCCACAGTTCTCCGAGGCCACGAGTCCGAAGTGTTCATCTGCGCCTGGAACCCTGTCAGTGACCTGCTGGCCTCAGG CTCGGGCGACTCCACGGCTCGGATCTGGAACCTGAACGAGAACAATGGCTCCAGCTCCACCCAGCTGGTTCTCCGCCACTGCATCCGAGAAGGTGGCCAGGATGTCCCCAGCAACAAAGACGTCACTTCACTGGACTGGAAT AGCGAGGGGACTCTCCTGGCGACGGGCTCGTATGATGGATTTGCCAGGATATGGACAAAGGACG GAAATCTGGCCAGCACCTTGGGGCAGCACAAAGGGCCCATCTTTGCACTCAAATGGAACAAGAAGGGGAACTGTATTCTCAGTGCTGGCGTAGATAAG ACGACAATCATCTGGGATGCAAATACAGGAGAAGCCAAGCAGCAGTTTCCTTTCCACTCAG CTCCTGCGCTGGACGTCGACTGGCAGAACAACACCACGTTTGCCTCCTGCAGCACAGACATGTGCATCCACGTGTGTCGCCTCGGCAGCGACCTCCCACTCAAGACCTTCCAGGGTCACTCG AACGAGGTCAATGCCATTAAGTGGGATCCATCAGGAACGCTGCTCGCCTCCTGCTCCGACGACATGACCTTAAAG ATCTGGAGCATGAAACAGTCGCTCTGCATCCACGACCTCCAGGCTCACAGCAAAGAAATCTACACAATCAAGTGGAGCCCGACCGGGCCAGGCACAAATAACCCCAACTCTAACATGATGCTTGCTAG TGCATCTTTTGACTCGACAGTGCGACTGTGGGACGTGGATCGAGGGGTTTGTATACACACCCTGACCAAGCACCAGGAGCCTGTCTACAGCGTGGCCTTCAGCCCAGATGGCAAACACCTCGCCAGCGGCTCCTTTGATAAGTGCGTCCACATTTGGAACACCACG ACTGGAGCCCTGGTTCACAGCTACAGGGGCACCGGTGGCATTTTTGAGGTGTGCTGGAACAGCACAGGAGATAAAGTGGGAGCCAGTGCATCAGACGGCTCG GTTTGTGTACTCGATCTCCGAAAATAG